The Pseudomonas bijieensis DNA window AGCTACGACGTCAACCTCGACGTGGCCGCGCCTTACATCAAGAAAGGCATTCGCCCACAAGTGGCGGTCCTGCGCGAGCAGGGCGTCAACGGCCAGGTGGAAATGGCGGCGGCGTTCGACCGTGCCGGTTTCAGCGCGATCGACGTGCACATGAGCGACATCCTCGCCGGTCGTGTCGACCTGAACGACTTCAAGGGCATGGTCGCCTGTGGCGGTTTCTCCTACGGTGACGTGCTGGGTGCCGGTGAAGGCTGGGCCAAGTCGGCACTGTTCAACAGCCGCGCCCGTGATGCGTTCCAGGGTTTCTTCGAACGTACCGACAGCTTCACCCTCGGCGTGTGCAACGGTTGCCAGATGATGTCCAACCTGCACGAACTGATCCCGGGCAGCGAGTTCTGGCCGCACTTCGTGCGCAACCGCTCCGAGCAGTTCGAAGCGCGCGTGGCGATGGTCCAGGTCCAGGAATCGAACTCGATCTTCCTGCAGGGCATGGCCGGTTCGCGCATGCCGATCGCCATTGCCCACGGCGAAGGCCATGCCGAATTCGAAAGCGAAGAAGCGCTGCTCGAAGCCGACCTGTCCGGTTGTGTGTCGCTGCGTTTCGTCGACAACCACGGCAAGGTCACCGAAACCTACCCGGCCAACCCGAACGGCTCGCCGCGCGGAATCACCGGCCTGACCAGCCGCGACGGTCGCGTCACGATCATGATGCCGCACCCCGAGCGCGTATTCCGCGCGGTGCAGAACTCGTGGCGTTCGGACGACTGGAACGAAGACGCGCCATGGATGCGCATGTTCCGCAACGCCCGCGTCTGGGTGAACTGAGGCGGTGTACAAGCTCTGCTTCTTCGTCCCGGCCAGCCACCTGGACGTGGTCAAAAGTGCCGTATTCGCCGCCGGTGGCGGGCGGATCGGCGACTACGACCACTGCGCCTGGCAAGTGCTGGGCCTGGGCCAGTTCCGCCCGTTGGACGGCAGCCAGCCGTTCATTGGCGAAGCGGGCCAGGTCGAGCAGGTCGAGGAGTGGAAGGTGGAGCTTGTCGTTGCCGATGAGTTGATCCGTGCGGTGGTGGTGGCGTTGAAGCAGAGCCATCCCTACGAGACACCGGCGTATGAAGTGTGGCGGTTGGAGGATTTCTGATCCTCCGGCCGTTGAATGAGAAACCCGCTGATTGATTCAGCGGGTTTTTTTATTGGTGCGCCAGGCATGGCGCGTTGCGCGAAGCGCAACCAGTTTGGCTATGGTGGCCACGCTGGTGACTTGGAGGTGAAAGTCCTCTACACACCCGGCAAGGGGAAGTGTTAGCCAGAGGCAAGGGTGTCGCGGGTGACCGCGAATCTGAAGGAAGCCCGAGGCAAAATGCTGGCCTGACGAACAGGAAGCGGATAGAGGCGGCGCAGCGGGGTAAGAAGGCCAATATCTTCAAAGCCCAATACTTGCACGGAACGCTGTGACGTAGATCCGACAGGCATAAGCAGGAAGGTCGCGCGAATTACCCTGGGAGATCTGCACGTTTGCCACTGTGCTACCGGGCGTCGAGAGGCGACGGGATGAGCGTGCAGAAGTCAGCCGAGGCCGTAGTAAGTGACGAGTAACCCAGTCACCAAGGGCCGAACAGGTTATGCCGCCAGTAGGCGTCAGAGTCTCGTCGAATGTCGAAAAAGCAGAAATCTCTCCACAAGAGGGCTGTAACCCCAAGTCCCGGACGGAATCCGGGGTTTGTGGCTGGCAGTGCGCAGACATCGGCGGCGTCTGTGGTGTGGACGAACGCGGAGCTGGACACGCTGATGGAACGGGTGCTCGCACCCGCCAACCTCAGACGTGCGTATCAACGCGTGGTCAGTAACAAGGGCGCGCCGGGTGCCGATGGCATGACGGTCGCCGAATTGGCAGGCTACGTGAAACAGTATTGGCCGATCCTCAAAGCCCGACTGCTGGCCGGTGAGTACCAGCCGCAAGGTGTGCGCGCCGTTGACATCCCCAAACCCAAAGGTGGAACTCGGCAGTTGAGTATTCCCAACGTCGTGGATCGTCTGATCCAACAAGCCTTGCTGCAACAGCTCACGCCGATTTTCGACCCCCTGTTTTCGGACTACAGCTACGGTTTTCGTCCGGGCAGAAGCGCTCATCAAGCCATCGAAACAGCCCGTGCCCACGTGGCGGCGGGTCAGCGTTGGTGCGTGGAACTTGATCTTGAGAAGTTCTTTGATCGTGTTAACCACGACGTTCTGATGGCCCATATAGAGCGCCAAGTCGAAGACAAGCGAGTGCTCAGGCTAATCCGCCGTTACCTCGAAGCCGGGATCATGTCGGGTGGCATCGCCAGCCGACGGCAGGAAGGGACTCCGCAAGGCGGCCCGCTCTCGCCGTTGCTGTCGAACATCCTGCTTAATGAACTCGACCGCGAGCTGGAACGGCGGGGCCATCGCTTCGTGCGCTATGCAGACGATGCGAACATTTATGTACGCAGTCATCGTGCAGGCGAACGGGTCATGACCAGTGTTGAGCGTTTCCTGAATCAGCGTCTTAAACTGACGGTGAACCGGGAAAAGAGCCGTGTGGCACGGCCTTGGACCTGTGATTACTTGGGCTATGGGATGAGCTGGCACAAACAGCCGAAGCTGAAAGTGGCAACGATGAGTCTGGGTCGCTTGCGCGACCGACTCAGAGAGCTGCTGCGCGGAGTACGGGGTCACAAGATGGCGAACGTCATCGAGCGGATAAACCCCGTAGTGCGAGGTTGGGCTGGCTACTTCAAGCTCAGTCAGAGCAAACGACCACTTGAGGAGTTGGATGGTTGGGTGAGACGCAAACTTCGTTGTGTCATCTGGCGGCAATGGAAGCAGCCCTCTACGAGGGCGCGCAACCTGATGCGCCTGGGGCTCGACGAAGGACGCGCCTGTAAATCAGCGTTCAATGGCCGAGGCCCGTGGTGGAACTCCGGAGCGCCACATGTGAATCAGGCGCTACCGAAGAAGCTGTGGAATCGACTCGGACTGGTCTCGATACTGGATACGATAAACTGGCTTAACCGCATAGCCTGAACCGCCGTATACGGAACCGTATGTACGGTGGTGTGAGAGGACGGCGGATGTAAATCCGTCTCCTACTCGATTTGTGGCGAGGGGGGATTTATCCCCGCTGGGCTGCGAAGCAGCCCTAAACTCGGCACCTCGGTGTGTCAGGCAAATTGAGTTTGGTTGTTTTGGGGCTGCTGCGCAGCCCAGCGGGGATAAATCCCCTCGCCACAGGGGGTGGTCTGTCAGATGTGTTGGGTGTGTGCAGGCCTCATCGCGAGCAGGCTCGCTCCCACAGTGGAGTAGTGTTGTTCACAAAATTTATGACCTACACCCTACCCTGTGGGAGCGAGCCTGCTCGCGATAGCAGGCTATCAGGCAACGAAAATTCAGGCTTTGACACCCGCCTGACGGCTCAGCACCACCGCCTCCAACGCCCGCCACAACCCCGGTGCTTTCTCCCCCAGCAGCAAGTGCCAGACTCCACCGTCCAACGGGCTCACTCCCCTGGCAACCCAGTGTTTTGAGCTGGCTCTCCGACAGCCCTTGGCCATCGGCCAGTCGCACCCGTAACCGGCTCGTCGCCACGCAATCGAACTGCAACACATTGTCAGCGCCACCCAGCGCATCCAGCCATTGTTGCGCTTCGGCCCCAGACACGGCGGTCGGTTCAGCAGGTTCAGCCAGCGCAACCACGGGCGCAGTGGCTGGACGCTCGGAAGAGGGCAACGCCAAGCGGATTTCATCGGCAATGCTGTCGGCCATCGGCCCGACCACTACCTGCAAGCTCCCACCATTGCCGGGACGCACCACGGCCATGGCGCCAAGGGCTTTGAGTTGCGTGTCGGACGCTTTGTTGCGATCGACCATGTCCAGGCGCAGCCGTGTGGTACAGGCGCCGACGGTGATCAGATTGTCCGCACCACCCAAGGCCTGGATGTAGGCCTTGGCGCGCTGGTTCTGGGCGATGACCGGTTTGTCCCCGGCCGGCACGTCTTCACGCCCCGGGGTCTTCAGGTCGAAGCGGCGAATGCAGAAGTCGAATACAACGTAATAGATCACCGCATAGACCAGGCCCACCGGTACCACCAACCAACCGTTACTGGACTTGCCCCACCCCAGGACCATGTCGATGAAACCGCCGGAGAAGGTGAAGCCCAGGCGAATGTTCAGCCAATCGGTGATCGCCATCGACAGCCCGGTGAGCAAGGCATGCAACAGGAACAACAGCGGCGCGAGAAACATGAAGGCGAATTCCACCGGCTCGGTGACCCCGGTGAGAAACGACGTCAGCGCCATGGACAGCAAAATCCCGCCCATGACTTTGCGCCGCTGGGGTAGGGCATTGCGGTACATCGCCAGGCACGCGGCGGGCAGGCCGAAGAGCATTACCGGGAACATGCCGGTCATGAACTGGCCGCCATTGGGGTCGCCGGCAAAGTAGCGAGTCAGATCGCCCGTGACCACCGCGCCGGTTTGCGGATCGGTGAAGCTGCCGAAGATGAACCAGGCCATGTTGTTGAGGATGTGGTGCAAACCGGTGACGATCAGCAACCGATTGAATACACCGAAGACGAACGCGCCGAAGCTGCCACTGGCCATCAGCAGTTCGCCGAAGCTGTTGATGCCCTGCTGGATCGGTGGCCAGATCAGACCGAACACCACGCCAAGGCCGACGGCGCTGAAACCCGTGACAATCGGCACGAAGCGCCGGCCACCAAAGAACGCCAGGTACTCCGGCAGCTTGATGTCCTTGAAGCGGTTGTACAGCGCACCGGCCAGCAGGCCACTGATGATCCCGGCGAGCATGCCCATGTTGATGCTGGCATCGAGCACTTTCAGGGTAGCGATCATCACCAGATAACCAATGGCCCCGGCCAACCCCGCCGTACCGTTATTGTCCCGGGCGAAACCCACGGCGATGCCGATGGCGAAGATCATTGCCAGGTTGGCGAAAATCGCCTGCCCGGCATCGTGAATGATGGCGATGTTCAAAAGATCGGTGTCGCCCAGGCGCAGCAACAGGCCAGCAATCGGCAGGATCGCGATCGGCAGCATCAGCGCACGGCCGAGGCGTTGCAGCCCTTCGATGAAATGCTGGTACATGGCGTCTCTCCTTTTATTGTTCTTCGACGTGGCTCAGCCCAGGGGCCAGTGTTGATGACAGGCGCGGCGCACGGCGGCGGCACTGCCCAGGTTCAGCAGCTCGGCGCTGAGGCAAGCGCACTTGACGGTGTCGAGCTGGCGCACGCGCGCCTTGATTTCAGCGATCTGCGGTGGGCTGACCGATAGCTCGCGTACGCCCAGCCCGATCAGCACGGGCGTGGCCAACGGATCGCAGGCCAAGGCGCCGCACACGCCGACCCAGCGTCCATGCTTCGCCGCGCCAGCGCAGGTCTGGGCGATCAGCCGCAGCAGTGCCGGATGCAAGGCATCGACCCGGGCGGCGAGGCCGGCGTGGTCGCGGTCCATGGCGAGGGTGTATTGCGAGAGGTCGTTGGTGCCAATGGAGAGGAAGTCGGCGTGCTCGGCCAATTGTTCGGCCAGCAACGCGGCGGCCGGCACTTCGATCATCACCCCTAGTTGCGGGCGTTCGCTCAGGCCCAGCTCGCTGGCCAAGGTATCGAGGCGCTGGCGGATGTGCAGCAGTTCGTCGACCTCGGTCACCATCGGCAGCAGGATTCGGCAGCGCTGCAGCGGACGGGTTTGCAGCAAGGCCCGCAATTGCTGGTCGAGCAGTTCCGGTCGCAACTGGGCCAGGCGAATGCCGCGCAGGCCCAGCACCGGGTTGGCTTCGGCCGGCAGCGGCAGGTAATCCAACTGCTTGTCGCCGCCGACGTCGATGGTGCGGATGATCACCGGCTTGTCGCCCATGGCATCGAGTACGGCTTGATAGGCCTGGCGTTGCTCTTCTTCGTCGGGTGCGGTGTGACGGTCGACGAAGAGGAATTCAGTGCGCAACAAGCCAACCCCGTCGGCACCGCTTGCCAGTGCCTGGGCCGCATCGCTACGGGAGGCGACATTGGCCGCCACTTCTATATTCACGCCGTCACGGGTATGCGCCGATGTGTGGGCGAGGGCCTCTTGTTGGGCGTGTTGGGTCGCTCGCCGCCGTTGTTCTTGCTGCACCTGGGCCAGGCGCTCGGCGGTTGGCGCGAGTTCGAGGCGGCCGCCGTCGGCATCCAGCACCACCGATTGCCCCGGCGTCTGTACCAGCAGTGCATCGCCCAGCGCCACCAGGCACGGCAGGCCTTTGCCTCGGGCCAGGATCGCCACATGGGAGGTTGCCCCGCCCTCAACCATGCACACACCGGCCACGCCTTGAGCGCAGAGTTGCAGCAGCTCCGACGGAGTTAGCTCCTGCGCGGCAACGATGGCGCCCGCGGGCACGTCGAATTGCCAGGCCTCGCCCAACAGCACGCGCAAGACCCGCTGGCGCAGATCGCGTAAATCATTGGCGCGCTCGGCCAGCAGCGTGCTGCCCAGTTGCTGCAGCACCTTGCACTGCACGTCGATGGAGCGGCTCCAGGCGTGGCTCGCGGCACTGCCCTGGTCGATGGCAAGGTGCGCGGCGTCGAGCAAGATCGGGTCTTCCAGCAGCGCCAGATGGGCGCTGAAAATCGCTTCTTCGTCGCGATGGCGACGGGCCTTGGCGTTTTCCAGGGTGAGCTGGATTTCGCGACGAACGTGCCCCAAGGCACTGTTCAACTGCTGCCGTTGTTCTTCGACGTTGTGGCGGCCAGCGTCCTCGGGCAATTGAATGCCATCGAGCCGAACCAGCGGCCCAGCCACCAGACCGGGGGCCGCACACACACCATGCAGCACGCCGGCTTCGGCGCTACGGTGCTGGGCTTTTACCGCAGGCGCCACGGCGTGGGCTTCTTCAGCCAGGGCTGTGGATAACGTGCTCAGCAGGGCGTGCAACGCCGCCTCGGCATCGCTGCCCCGGCAACTGACGTGCACCTCTGCCTGCTCGGTAATGGCCAGGCCCATCATTCCCATCACGCTGTCGCAGGATGCCGTTTTGCCTTGGAAATGCAGCTGCGAACGGCTCTTGAAACCCTGGGCGGTCTGACGAATCAACGCCGCCGGGCGGGCGTGCAGGCCTCCGCGATGGGCGATGCGCACCTGACCGAAAACTTCGATGCCAACGGCCTGTTCTTCGTCTTGCGTCTCAGCCGGGGTCTTGGCGACGACGTGCAACAGCGGCTCGCCGACCTTCACCCCTTTGAGGGTGATAGGCCGCGCCTGGAAGTGCTCGCCGTTGGTGATGACCAACAGGCTGACCAGGCTCTTGCAGCGCAGTGCCACCTTGTCTACGTCGTAACGCAGCAGCGGCTGGCCGTTGCTGACCCGCGCACCTTCCTTGACCAGCATGGAAAAACCCTCGCCTTGCAGCTCGACCGTGTCCAGGCCCAGGTGCAGCAGCAGTTCGGCGCCGTTGTCGGCGCGCAGGGTCACGGCGTGGCCGCTGCGGGCGACGTGGATCACTTCGCCGGCACAGGGCGCGTAGAGGGTGTCGTTCAGCGGGTCGATGGCGATTCCGTCGCCCATCGCGCCGCTGGCGAACACCGCGTCCGGGACATTGGCGAGGGTGAGCACCGGGCCGCTGAGCGGGGCGCTGAGGATCAGCTCTTTATTATTGTTGGGCATGGGGCGCTCTCATCAGACTCTTTTATTGAAAGAAAGCCGTTGGCTCAGTGCGTACGGGTGACCTTGCTCAAGTGCCTTGGTTGGTCCGGGTCCAGTCCTCGGGCCACGGCCAGACTCGCGGCCATGCCGTAGAAGCTCTGGATGGCCAGAATCGGGTCCAGGGCCGGGTGTCCGGCGCGGGTCAGCGTCAGGTCGCGTTCGGCGATGTCATCCGGCGCCGCCAGCAGTACCCGGGCGCCGCGCTGGCGCATGTCCGCGGCCAGGCTCAACACCCCGGCCTGCTCGGCACCGCGCGGGGCGAACACCAGCAGCGGGTAGTCGGCATCGATCAGCGCCATCGGCCCGTGGCGGACTTCGGCGCTGCTGAAGGCTTCGGCCTGGATCGCCGAGGTTTCCTTGAACTTGAGCGCCGCTTCCTGGGCGATGGCGAACCCGGCGCCCCGGCCGATCACCATCAACCGCTGGCAGTTGCGCAGGGCTTCGACGGCAACGTTCCAGTCCTGACGGGCGGCATCGCGCAAACCTTCGGGCAGGGCATTGCCCGCTTCGAGCAACTCGGCGTCGTCCTTCCAATGGGCTACCAGTCGCGCACTGGCGCTGAGGGTGGCGATGAAACTCTTGGTGGCGGCGACGCTGCTTTCGACGCCGGCGCACAACGGCACGCTGAATTCACACGCCGCTTCCAGCGGTGAGTCGGCAGCATTGACCAAGGCCACGCTCAAGGCGCCGCGCTTGCGCAGCAGACGCAGGCTGTCGACCAGGTCCGGGCTCTGTCCCGACTGGGAAAATGCAAAGGCCACCTGGCCGCTGACCTTGAGCGGCGCCTGCTGCATGGTCACCACCGACATTGGCAGCGAGGCCACCGGGATGCCCAATAGCTGCATGGTCAGGTAGGCGAAGTAGCTGGCGGCGTGGTCGGAACTGCCCCGCGCCACAGTCATCGCCACTTGCGGCGGTTGACGGCGCAGGCGTCCGGCGATTTCCACCAGCGCCGGGTCCAACTGTTGCAACTGACGCTCGACGGCTTCGAAAGCGCTCAGGGCCTCTTCAAGCATTTTGCAAGTCAATGGCTTCTCCTTCGACCATCACGTCGGTCAGCGTCAGGGAACGGTCCAGGCGCACGCAGTCGGCCCAGGCACCGGGTTGCAGGCGTCCGCGCTCGGGCAGGCCGAGGTAGTCGGCAGGGAATTGGGACAGGCGTTGCGAGGCTTCGCCGATGGGCAGGCCGATCTTCACCAGGTTGCGCAAGGCCTGGTCCATGGTCAGGGTGCTGCCGGCCAGGGTGCCGTCGGCCAGCCGAACGCCGCCCAGGCACTTGGTCACGGTGTGGCTGCCCAGCTTGTACTCGCCATCGGGCATGCCGGCGGCGGCGGTGGAGTCGGTCACGCAATACAGGCACGGGATCGAACGCAGGGCCACGCGCATGGCGCCGGGGTGCACATGCAGCAAGTCCGGGATCAGCTCGGCGTATTGCGCATGGGCCAGCGCCGCGCCGACGATGCCCGGTTCGCGGTGGTGCAGCGGGCTCATGGCGTTATACAGATGGGTGAAACTGCTGGCCCCGGCGGCCAGCGCGGCGACGCCTTCCTCGTAGCTGCCCAGGGTGTGGCCGATCTGCATGCGCACACCTCGGGCGCTGAGCGTACGAATCAGGGCGTCGTGGCCGGCGATTTCCGGGGCAATGGTGATCACCCTGATCGGTGCCAGGGCCAGGTAACTCTCCACCTCGGCCAGCAGCGCGGTGTGGGCGAAATTCGGTTGGGCGCCCAGTTTGCCCGGGTTGATGTAAGGGCCTTCCAGGTGTACGCCGAGAACCCGGGCGTTGCCGCGCTGGCGCTGCTCACAAAACTCGCCGAGGGCCTTGAGCACGCTGGCGATCTCGTCGCTGGGCGCGGTCATGGTGGTCGCCAGCAACGACGTCGTGCCGAAACGCACATGGGTGCGGGCGATGGTTTCGAACGCCAGGGCGCCTTGCATGATGTCCATGCCGCCACCGCCATGGACGTGCAGGTCGATGAAACCGGGCAGCAAATAGGGCAGGTCATTGCTCGCCGGATCGCAGGGTTGGCCATCGATGGCCACGATCTTGCCGTGTTCATGGATCAGGTGGCCGCGAACCCAGCCGTTGGAGGTGAGGATGTTGTCTTCGGACATGGGCACTCTCTAGTCGTCTAACGCCGCAGCTCTGCGACAAAGTCGTAGTAGTCGTTGCGGCAATAGGTGTCGGTGACTTCGATGGGGGTGTTGTCTTCCAGGTAGCCGACCCGGGTCATCAGCAACATCGCGGTGCCGGGGGCGATGCCCACCAGGGCGGCGAATTCGTCCGAGGCGTTGATGGCCTGGATGTGTTGCAGCGCGCGCACCACCGGCTTGCCGATGCCGTCGAGGAATTCATAGAGCGAATCGCCCACCGCTTGTGGCTTGGGGATGATGCTGGCGGGCAGGGTGCTCATTTCGATGGCCATGACCGTGTCGTCAGCCTTGCGCAGGCGCTTGAGCCGCGCAACCTTGTCGGTGGGTGACAGGCCCAGGCGGATCAGTTCTTCGTGGGTTGGCGGGGTGATTTCCCGCTCCAGCCATTGCGAACCCGGCACGAAGCCCTTGAGCCGCAGCATCTCGCTGAAGCAGCTGAGGCGTGACAGCGGTTGTTCCAGGCGTGGGGTAATGAACGTGCCCGAGCCCTGGTTGCGGCGGATCAGGCCTTGTTCGAACAGCACTTCCAGCGCTTTGCGGGCGGTGACTCGGGAAATGCCCAATTGCTCACTTAAGCTGCGTTCGGATGGCATCGCTTGCTCGGCTTTCCACTGGCCGGCGTGGATGGCGGTTTCCAGGTTGCGGGCCAGTTGCAGGTAGAGCGGGGTGGGTTGGGTGTCGTCGGGGCGTAGGGCCAGGATGTCGTTCATTTGTTTGTCCGATGCGGTTTTGTAGGCGTTGTCGCTCGGTGAGTTGCGGTTGAAGCTAATACCACTTGAATACCATGTCAACGCTGGTTCTGGTGGGTTACGAGTGTTTATGGGGTGTTTTTAGAGGGGTTGTTTGAAGTGGTATTAGGGTGGTGGGGATAGTGCGTGAAATTACTTGCTTTGGGCTGGGGGGTTAGAGGTCAGTGGTATGCATGGGGCGCGGGTTTTGAAATTTGATATTTATTTTTGTGGTG harbors:
- a CDS encoding YqfO family protein; amino-acid sequence: MYKLCFFVPASHLDVVKSAVFAAGGGRIGDYDHCAWQVLGLGQFRPLDGSQPFIGEAGQVEQVEEWKVELVVADELIRAVVVALKQSHPYETPAYEVWRLEDF
- the ptsP gene encoding phosphoenolpyruvate--protein phosphotransferase yields the protein MPNNNKELILSAPLSGPVLTLANVPDAVFASGAMGDGIAIDPLNDTLYAPCAGEVIHVARSGHAVTLRADNGAELLLHLGLDTVELQGEGFSMLVKEGARVSNGQPLLRYDVDKVALRCKSLVSLLVITNGEHFQARPITLKGVKVGEPLLHVVAKTPAETQDEEQAVGIEVFGQVRIAHRGGLHARPAALIRQTAQGFKSRSQLHFQGKTASCDSVMGMMGLAITEQAEVHVSCRGSDAEAALHALLSTLSTALAEEAHAVAPAVKAQHRSAEAGVLHGVCAAPGLVAGPLVRLDGIQLPEDAGRHNVEEQRQQLNSALGHVRREIQLTLENAKARRHRDEEAIFSAHLALLEDPILLDAAHLAIDQGSAASHAWSRSIDVQCKVLQQLGSTLLAERANDLRDLRQRVLRVLLGEAWQFDVPAGAIVAAQELTPSELLQLCAQGVAGVCMVEGGATSHVAILARGKGLPCLVALGDALLVQTPGQSVVLDADGGRLELAPTAERLAQVQQEQRRRATQHAQQEALAHTSAHTRDGVNIEVAANVASRSDAAQALASGADGVGLLRTEFLFVDRHTAPDEEEQRQAYQAVLDAMGDKPVIIRTIDVGGDKQLDYLPLPAEANPVLGLRGIRLAQLRPELLDQQLRALLQTRPLQRCRILLPMVTEVDELLHIRQRLDTLASELGLSERPQLGVMIEVPAAALLAEQLAEHADFLSIGTNDLSQYTLAMDRDHAGLAARVDALHPALLRLIAQTCAGAAKHGRWVGVCGALACDPLATPVLIGLGVRELSVSPPQIAEIKARVRQLDTVKCACLSAELLNLGSAAAVRRACHQHWPLG
- a CDS encoding SIS domain-containing protein, translating into MTCKMLEEALSAFEAVERQLQQLDPALVEIAGRLRRQPPQVAMTVARGSSDHAASYFAYLTMQLLGIPVASLPMSVVTMQQAPLKVSGQVAFAFSQSGQSPDLVDSLRLLRKRGALSVALVNAADSPLEAACEFSVPLCAGVESSVAATKSFIATLSASARLVAHWKDDAELLEAGNALPEGLRDAARQDWNVAVEALRNCQRLMVIGRGAGFAIAQEAALKFKETSAIQAEAFSSAEVRHGPMALIDADYPLLVFAPRGAEQAGVLSLAADMRQRGARVLLAAPDDIAERDLTLTRAGHPALDPILAIQSFYGMAASLAVARGLDPDQPRHLSKVTRTH
- the nagA gene encoding N-acetylglucosamine-6-phosphate deacetylase, with the translated sequence MSEDNILTSNGWVRGHLIHEHGKIVAIDGQPCDPASNDLPYLLPGFIDLHVHGGGGMDIMQGALAFETIARTHVRFGTTSLLATTMTAPSDEIASVLKALGEFCEQRQRGNARVLGVHLEGPYINPGKLGAQPNFAHTALLAEVESYLALAPIRVITIAPEIAGHDALIRTLSARGVRMQIGHTLGSYEEGVAALAAGASSFTHLYNAMSPLHHREPGIVGAALAHAQYAELIPDLLHVHPGAMRVALRSIPCLYCVTDSTAAAGMPDGEYKLGSHTVTKCLGGVRLADGTLAGSTLTMDQALRNLVKIGLPIGEASQRLSQFPADYLGLPERGRLQPGAWADCVRLDRSLTLTDVMVEGEAIDLQNA
- a CDS encoding GntR family transcriptional regulator, which translates into the protein MNDILALRPDDTQPTPLYLQLARNLETAIHAGQWKAEQAMPSERSLSEQLGISRVTARKALEVLFEQGLIRRNQGSGTFITPRLEQPLSRLSCFSEMLRLKGFVPGSQWLEREITPPTHEELIRLGLSPTDKVARLKRLRKADDTVMAIEMSTLPASIIPKPQAVGDSLYEFLDGIGKPVVRALQHIQAINASDEFAALVGIAPGTAMLLMTRVGYLEDNTPIEVTDTYCRNDYYDFVAELRR